Proteins from a single region of Pseudomonas quebecensis:
- the rpoD gene encoding RNA polymerase sigma factor RpoD: protein MSGKAQQQSRIKELILLGREQGYLTYAEVNDHLPEDISDPEQVEDIIRMINDMGINVFETAPDKDSLMLADADTDEAAAEEAAAALAAVETDIGRTTDPVRMYMREMGTVELLTREGEIEIAKRIEEGIREVMGAIAHFPGTVDHILSEYTRVTTEGGRLSDVLSGYIDPDDGIAPPAAEVPPPVDAKAAKADDDTDDDEAEASSDDEEEVESGPDPVIAAQRFGAVSDQMEITRKALKKHGRANKQAIAELLALAELFMPIKLVPKQFEGLVERVRSALERLRAQERAIMQLCVRDARMPRADFLRQFPGNEVDESWTDALAKGKAKYAEAIGRLQPDIIRCQQKLSALEAETGLTIAEIKDINRRMSIGEAKARRAKKEMVEANLRLVISIAKKYTNRGLQFLDLIQEGNIGLMKAVDKFEYRRGYKFSTYATWWIRQAITRSIADQARTIRIPVHMIETINKLNRISRQMLQEMGREPTPEELGERMEMPEDKIRKVLKIAKEPISMETPIGDDEDSHLGDFIEDSTMQSPIDVATVESLKEATRDVLSGLTAREAKVLRMRFGIDMNTDHTLEEVGKQFDVTRERIRQIEAKALRKLRHPTRSEHLRSFLDE from the coding sequence ATGTCCGGAAAAGCGCAACAGCAGTCTCGTATCAAAGAGTTGATTCTTCTTGGTCGTGAGCAGGGTTACCTGACTTACGCGGAGGTCAACGACCACCTGCCTGAGGATATTTCAGATCCAGAGCAGGTGGAAGACATCATCCGCATGATTAACGACATGGGGATCAACGTATTCGAAACTGCGCCAGATAAGGATTCCCTTATGCTGGCCGACGCCGATACCGACGAAGCCGCCGCTGAAGAAGCTGCCGCCGCGTTGGCTGCGGTGGAGACCGATATCGGTCGCACGACGGACCCTGTGCGCATGTATATGCGTGAAATGGGCACCGTCGAGCTGCTGACACGCGAAGGCGAAATCGAAATCGCCAAGCGTATCGAAGAGGGCATCCGCGAAGTGATGGGCGCAATTGCGCACTTCCCCGGCACGGTTGACCACATTCTCTCCGAGTACACCCGCGTAACCACCGAAGGTGGCCGCCTCTCCGACGTCCTGAGCGGTTATATCGACCCGGACGACGGCATTGCGCCGCCAGCTGCCGAAGTTCCGCCGCCTGTCGACGCCAAGGCCGCCAAGGCGGACGACGACACCGACGACGACGAGGCTGAAGCCAGCAGCGACGACGAAGAAGAAGTCGAAAGCGGTCCGGACCCGGTGATCGCGGCTCAGCGTTTCGGTGCGGTTTCCGATCAAATGGAAATCACCCGCAAGGCCTTGAAAAAGCACGGTCGCGCCAATAAGCAGGCTATCGCCGAGCTGCTGGCATTGGCTGAGCTGTTCATGCCCATCAAGCTGGTGCCTAAGCAATTCGAAGGCCTGGTTGAGCGCGTTCGCAGCGCCCTTGAGCGCTTGCGTGCTCAAGAGCGAGCAATCATGCAGCTTTGTGTGCGTGATGCACGCATGCCGCGTGCCGACTTCCTGCGCCAGTTCCCGGGCAATGAAGTGGACGAAAGCTGGACCGACGCTCTGGCCAAGGGCAAGGCGAAGTACGCCGAAGCCATCGGCCGCCTGCAGCCGGACATCATTCGTTGCCAGCAGAAGCTGAGCGCGCTTGAGGCCGAGACCGGGCTGACGATTGCCGAGATCAAGGACATCAACCGTCGCATGTCGATCGGTGAGGCCAAGGCCCGCCGCGCGAAGAAAGAGATGGTTGAAGCAAACTTGCGTCTGGTGATCTCCATCGCCAAGAAGTACACCAACCGTGGCCTGCAATTCCTCGATCTGATCCAGGAAGGCAACATTGGTTTGATGAAGGCTGTGGACAAGTTCGAATACCGTCGCGGCTACAAGTTCTCGACTTATGCCACCTGGTGGATCCGTCAGGCGATCACTCGCTCGATTGCCGACCAGGCCCGCACCATCCGTATTCCGGTGCACATGATCGAGACCATCAACAAGCTCAACCGTATTTCCCGTCAGATGCTGCAGGAAATGGGTCGCGAACCGACCCCGGAAGAGCTGGGCGAACGCATGGAAATGCCTGAGGATAAAATCCGCAAGGTGTTGAAGATCGCTAAAGAGCCGATCTCCATGGAAACCCCGATCGGTGATGACGAAGACTCCCATCTGGGTGACTTCATCGAAGATTCGACCATGCAGTCGCCCATCGATGTCGCCACCGTTGAGAGCCTCAAGGAAGCCACCCGCGACGTACTGTCCGGCCTCACAGCCCGTGAAGCCAAGGTACTGCGCATGCGTTTCGGCATCGACATGAATACCGACCACACCCTTGAGGAAGTCGGTAAGCAGTTTGACGTAACCCGCGAGCGGATCCGTCAGATCGAAGCCAAGGCGTTGCGCAAGTTGCGTCACCCGACGCGAAGCGAGCATCTTCGCTCCTTCCTCGACGAGTGA